The Lutra lutra chromosome 1, mLutLut1.2, whole genome shotgun sequence genomic sequence AGTGTAGCTATCATTCTGTTAATAATGCTCATTTGTCCCTAATTAAAAGTATAATGCAGtgttacctcacacctgtcaaaatggttaaaatcaacaacacaggaaacagcagTTGTTGGTGATGATGTTTAGGAACACTCTTGCCCTATTGGGATTGCAAATTTGTGcaccaatctggaaaacagtatctagtttcctcaaaatgtaaacaaacaaacaaacaaacaaaaccaaaaaatacccCAAACTCTATcatccaacaattgcactgctggggtatttatgcaaagaacacaaaaatactatttcaaagggatacatgcactgaGATGATTTTAGCAGCATTATCtaatctacaatagccaaactatgaaaataGCCCAGTTGTtagtcaacagatgaatgaagaagatgtggtgtgtgtgtgtgtgtgtgtgtgtgtgtgtgtgtgtgtgtgcacatttgcaatgacatggatggaactagagagtattatgctaagcgaaagaagtcagtcagagaaagacaagggtcatatgatttcagtcatatgtggaacggttgccaaactgtggaaaaaaccaagatgcccttcaatggacgaatggataaggaagatgtggtccatatacactatggagtattatgcctccatcagaaaggatgaatccccaacttttgtagcaacatggacgggactggaagagattatgctgagtgaaataagtcaagcagagagagtcaattatcatatggtttcacttatttgtggaacataacaaatagcatggaggacatggggagttaggagaagggagttgagggaaattggaaggggaggtgaacaatgagagactatggactctgaaaaacaatctgaagggtctgaggaggtcggggggtgggaggttgggggaaccaggtgggtgggtattagagagggcacggattgcatggagcactgggtgtggtacaaaaacaatgaatactgttatgttggaaataaatgaaagaaatgattaaaaaaaagaaaagaaataagcattggggataaaagagagaaagaggcaaatcaagaaacaaacagagtcttaactacagagaacacactgatgttTTCCAGACAGGAGATGGTGTGGTTgggtgggtgaaatagatgatggggattaaggaaggcactcGTGATGAGAATTAGATGATGCATGGAAGTGTTGAGACACTCTATTGGCACTTGAAACAAAATttacactgtaggttaactaattggcatttaaagttaaaaaagaagaataaataaataaatgaagctcATTTATGTGAACAATTTTatgttctcttgttttctttccttgtagtCACCTCCACCACATGGAAGCAGGCAATGATACAGGAATTTCAGAGTTTCTTCTCCTGGGATTTTCAGAGAACCCAGAACTGCAGCCCCTCATATTTGGGGTTTTCCTCTCTATGTACCTGATCACTGTGGTTGGAAACCTGCTCATCATCCTGGCCATCAGCTCTGATTCCCACCTCCACACTCCCATGTACTACTTCCTGACCAACCTATCCTTTGCAGACATCTGTTTCacctccaccaccatccccaAGATGCTGGTGAATATacaaacagagagaaaagtcATAACCTTTGCAGGCTGCATCACACAGATGTACTTTTTCCTACTCTTTGCAGGCTGGGATGACTTTCTCCTGACtgtgatggcctatgaccgcttcATGGCCATCTGTCACCCCTTGCACTACACGGTCATCATGAACCCTCAGCTTTGTGGACTGCTGGTTCTGGTGTCATGGGTCATCAGTGTTCTGAATTCCTCACTACAGAGCTTAATGTTGTTGCAGCTGTCCTTTTGTACAGAGATGGAAATCCcccaatttttctgtgaactcaACCAGGTAGTTGGGCATGCCTGTTCTGATACCTTTCTTAATGACATGGTGATGAATTTTGCAACTGTAGTGCTCGGTGGTGGTCCCCTTGCTGGGATCCTTTATTCGTACTCTAAGATCATTTCCTCTATACATAGACTATCATCAGCTCAGGGCAAGTATAAAGCATTTTCCACCTGTACATCTCACCTATCCGTTGTCTCCTTATTTTATTGTACAAGCCTAGGAGTGTACCTTAGCTCTGCAGCTACCCAGAGTTCCCACGCAAGTGCTGTGGCCTCAGTGATGTACACGGTGGTCACGCCCATGCTGAACCCCTTCATCTACAGCCTGAGGAACAGAGACATAAAGAAGTCTCTGAAAAGAATGACTGGGGTTCCAGTGAGGTAAAGGCTAATGGTTCTTGGGTTGAAGAAGTGCCCATGATTGCAGGACTGACAGTCTCAGAGCTGGAACTGCCATTTTTTGATCAGTCTGTAGAAGTAGAACCTGTTCCTTCTACTTACTTCCTGGAATTTCCATTTGCTTGAATAATTCAACTTCTCCATACATTTAAGTAACTGACTTTATTAAGCTTCTGCTCTGTCTGATATATAGACAGGTTTGTCTATTTTCATATAATCCTAATATTTTCCCCAATCTTGGTCACAAATGCTTAGAAATTTCTGTATCTTACATGGGGCAAGttggaaatctttaaaataatttaattctaatGACTTATACTATGCCAATTAAATTTTCCCTGGACTTCCCAAAAGAATAGTCATGAGTTATGTTCTTCATTTGGAAGTAACTACATTTGGCCACAAAGCTCTTCACATAACTTTGTTGTAGAAAATACAAAACCCCAGTTTTCACCTTGAGTCTGTCAGGCTTTTTACATCAGTACCCTCATTCCTCCTCCTGATAATGTGCACTGTACTTTGTTCTGTTTAAGTCTCCTGCTGCTGATAGGAATGCTCAGGATACGAAAGCCCAGGCACTCCCCCACACCCTTGTGCTAGTGGACATTCCCACAGATGCTCCCCTGACCAGAGCTTCTGCTCTGGCTGAATCAGCCCTTAGATTCTTACTGTGATTGCAAGACACACCTCAGCAACACCCATCAAAGAACTCTAACAAAACCAGGCATATTTTCCACAGATCCTGGAGGGCACAGAGTGTGCCCAAAGGCCATTCATGGAGGTCTCAGTGGTGGAGAGATGTattgagagggagacacagagccTCTGTAAGGGATCAACATTTATTAGGGTCCATGACCAGAGTGGGGTTAGTGGGTTTACACTTTATTGGAGATTTTTATATGATTAGAATTTGGGTGCTGAAGTAGAAAAGCAGGGTCAACCATGTGTCAATATTGAAGTTTACCAAGGGCTTTTTTGAAGAGGTACTTTATTGGGGCTGGGAAAGCAACCTGGTTCCTTATAGGGTAATTGTTACACACACCTGACAATGAGTTTATTCAACTTGGCTGCCTTTGAAATGTATGCCTCAGAAATCAAAAACTTAATATCAGGCATTTATTCTACAAACATGCTTTTGTGTTTCTGAAATGGTCTCCTGCTTTTATTCTGTGAGTCAGCTCCCTGTCCAGAAAGCCTACGAGAGCCACGGCAAACACTGATGAGCAAGTATGTATCTTCCAGTGGAGTCTACACGGAAAGACAAATTTGAATAGATTGACCAGGTATATTCTTAGTGTCAGGATAACCATAAATATGATGATGCAAAAtttcaaaaactttattttattactacagaaaatatttctttttttccctactttcctttatttatttattttttttatatatcacAGTTCATGCTGTACACGTATTTATTGAAGCATGGAAGTTTGGTGTCCACAACTGAGGGCAGTTATTCATTGAGCTGAAGGGTTGCTTAGTATCTTGTATATTTTATCACCAAATTATCTTCCTGTTTCTATTTGAAATCCCCCAATGCTACCTGCTAACATGACTCTCTCTATTGTtatacaaaatttctttttattttttttcagcataagagtattcattgtttttgtaccacacccagtgctccatgcaatccatgccctttctaatacccaccacctggttcccccaacatcccacccccacacctcttcTTTGTCTCCTAATATTTGTCACAAATTCTAGGAGATGGTGAATGAACAGTATCAACATCATCCATTTCATACCTTCTTCCTGCTCAGAAATGTTTTCCCTCTGCATTGTCAGAGGATGCTTCCCAGGAGAGCTGGATGTCCTGCCAGTCATGTGGTTTAGGGTCACTAGTTCTTCTGCACAAACATGCTTGTCCTTC encodes the following:
- the LOC125083350 gene encoding olfactory receptor 7A10-like, which codes for MEAGNDTGISEFLLLGFSENPELQPLIFGVFLSMYLITVVGNLLIILAISSDSHLHTPMYYFLTNLSFADICFTSTTIPKMLVNIQTERKVITFAGCITQMYFFLLFAGWDDFLLTVMAYDRFMAICHPLHYTVIMNPQLCGLLVLVSWVISVLNSSLQSLMLLQLSFCTEMEIPQFFCELNQVVGHACSDTFLNDMVMNFATVVLGGGPLAGILYSYSKIISSIHRLSSAQGKYKAFSTCTSHLSVVSLFYCTSLGVYLSSAATQSSHASAVASVMYTVVTPMLNPFIYSLRNRDIKKSLNTVLCSV